From a single Tachypleus tridentatus isolate NWPU-2018 chromosome 6, ASM421037v1, whole genome shotgun sequence genomic region:
- the LSm-4 gene encoding COMM domain containing 5 Like Sm protein 4 isoform X1, with protein MASIVGRSAGVGIVERTLFLGPRIPNEVKSLGNNLLSVDRKNFRSLLKLLVAHFEGKTVTEDEYQNIRSSVTNGDQIDLIYSGLYFLLRAALKLPESGLKKEVFKEDLRELKIADDHITDLVSIVFGSRRCFIEKAGIENAPHFPHLQQCRWRVDVAISTSSLNRVLEPSVLMKMDTSDGKEHTFEMQLAKFHELRFAVASLLKEMEDVEKRNVMKAPV; from the exons atGGCGTCCATAGTTGGGCGTTCAGCGGGTGTTGGTATAGTAGAAAGAACTTTGTTTCTAGGACCGCGAATACCAAATGAAGTAAAAAGTTTAGGAAATAATTTGTTATCGGTGGACAGAAAAAATTTCAGGTCGCTTCTGAAGT TGTTAGTTGCTCACTTTGAAGGCAAAACTGTAACAGAAGATGAGTATCAGAACATCAGAAGTTCAGTAACAAATGGAGACCAAATTGATTTAATTTACAGTGGACTATATTTTCTCTTAAGAGCTGCCCTAAAGTTACCTGAATCAGGACTGAAAAAAGAG gTATTTAAAGAGGATCTTCGAGAACTCAA AATTGCAGATGATCATATAACAGATCTGGTCAGCATTGTGTTTGGATCAAG GAGATGTTTCATTGAGAAAGCAGGCATTGAAAATGCACCTCACTTTCCTCATTTGCAACAGTGTCGCTGGAGAGTTGATGTTGCTATATCAACAAG TTCTCTGAATCGTGTACTGGAGCCTTCAGTATTAATGAAGATGGACACCAGTGATGGAAAAGAACATACATTTGAG ATGCAACTTGCTAAGTTCCACGAGCTTCGATTTGCTGTAGCTAGTTTATTGAAAGAAATGGAAGATGTGGAGAAAAGAAATGTGATGAAGGCTCCTGTGTGA
- the LSm-4 gene encoding COMM domain containing 5 Like Sm protein 4 isoform X2 — translation MASIVGRSAGVGIVERTLFLGPRIPNEVKSLGNNLLSVDRKNFRSLLKLLVAHFEGKTVTEDEYQNIRSSVTNGDQIDLIYSGLYFLLRAALKLPESGLKKEVFKEDLRELKIADDHITDLVSIVFGSRCFIEKAGIENAPHFPHLQQCRWRVDVAISTSSLNRVLEPSVLMKMDTSDGKEHTFEMQLAKFHELRFAVASLLKEMEDVEKRNVMKAPV, via the exons atGGCGTCCATAGTTGGGCGTTCAGCGGGTGTTGGTATAGTAGAAAGAACTTTGTTTCTAGGACCGCGAATACCAAATGAAGTAAAAAGTTTAGGAAATAATTTGTTATCGGTGGACAGAAAAAATTTCAGGTCGCTTCTGAAGT TGTTAGTTGCTCACTTTGAAGGCAAAACTGTAACAGAAGATGAGTATCAGAACATCAGAAGTTCAGTAACAAATGGAGACCAAATTGATTTAATTTACAGTGGACTATATTTTCTCTTAAGAGCTGCCCTAAAGTTACCTGAATCAGGACTGAAAAAAGAG gTATTTAAAGAGGATCTTCGAGAACTCAA AATTGCAGATGATCATATAACAGATCTGGTCAGCATTGTGTTTGGATCAAG ATGTTTCATTGAGAAAGCAGGCATTGAAAATGCACCTCACTTTCCTCATTTGCAACAGTGTCGCTGGAGAGTTGATGTTGCTATATCAACAAG TTCTCTGAATCGTGTACTGGAGCCTTCAGTATTAATGAAGATGGACACCAGTGATGGAAAAGAACATACATTTGAG ATGCAACTTGCTAAGTTCCACGAGCTTCGATTTGCTGTAGCTAGTTTATTGAAAGAAATGGAAGATGTGGAGAAAAGAAATGTGATGAAGGCTCCTGTGTGA